A window of the Butyricimonas faecalis genome harbors these coding sequences:
- a CDS encoding IS1595 family transposase, whose protein sequence is MMGFAFKSLFELLKAFPSDEECFSYLEEARWNGNVVSPFDPNSKVYKCKGHNYKCKNTGKYFNVKTNTLFDNTKIELQKWFMAIWIATSHKKGISSLQLSKDIDVTQKTAWFMLQRIRNCFGIENNSEFEGTVEIDETYIGGKEKNKHASKKVDGTQGRSTKEKTPVLGMIEREAGKVVAKQVESTSSQHITPEVVKIVKETATVYTDEWLGYKQVNKIYNHLFVRHNEKEFVNGNVYTNTIEGFWSLLKRGIIGIYHFTSKKHLQKYVDEFAFRYNTRDFESESERFFLFLQKIGGHRLTYKQLIHG, encoded by the coding sequence ATGATGGGGTTTGCATTTAAATCGCTATTCGAGTTACTAAAGGCATTTCCTTCTGACGAGGAATGTTTCTCTTATCTGGAAGAGGCAAGATGGAACGGGAACGTGGTTTCCCCGTTTGACCCGAACTCTAAAGTGTACAAGTGCAAGGGACACAATTATAAATGCAAAAACACGGGAAAGTACTTCAACGTCAAAACTAACACCTTGTTTGATAACACCAAAATTGAACTACAAAAGTGGTTTATGGCTATCTGGATTGCTACTTCTCACAAGAAAGGTATTTCATCGTTACAGTTATCGAAAGATATTGACGTGACGCAAAAGACTGCTTGGTTCATGCTTCAAAGAATTAGAAATTGTTTTGGCATCGAGAATAACTCGGAATTTGAAGGTACGGTGGAAATTGATGAAACTTATATCGGTGGGAAGGAAAAGAATAAACACGCTTCAAAAAAAGTCGATGGAACGCAAGGTAGAAGCACTAAAGAGAAAACCCCTGTTTTAGGTATGATTGAAAGGGAAGCTGGCAAGGTTGTTGCAAAGCAAGTTGAAAGTACTTCTTCTCAACATATCACGCCAGAAGTCGTGAAAATCGTGAAAGAAACCGCAACGGTTTACACGGATGAATGGTTAGGTTACAAGCAAGTGAACAAGATATATAACCATTTGTTCGTGAGACACAACGAAAAAGAGTTCGTGAACGGTAACGTTTACACGAACACGATAGAAGGATTCTGGTCTTTACTGAAAAGAGGAATTATCGGTATCTATCACTTCACTTCCAAGAAACATTTACAGAAGTACGTGGACGAATTTGCGTTCAGGTACAATACTCGTGATTTCGAGAGTGAAAGCGAAAGATTTTTCTTATTTTTGCAAAAGATTGGAGGGCATAGATTGACTTATAAACAATTGATACATGGCTAA
- a CDS encoding Panacea domain-containing protein, protein MATNFTELNFDSIDIAKAIRYSAKQHNLSVNMTQIQKLMYIIYGTILVIHKERLTTEHPSAWPYGPVFPRVHKKIKLSDDITEEAYNEIKNRCSFITSIIDQVVQKFGKLSAGQLSEWSHQKDSPWDIAVQNSGGKWNTKLDDEDIFNYFFSFVKLNDDEQ, encoded by the coding sequence ATGGCAACAAACTTTACCGAATTAAACTTTGATAGTATTGACATAGCCAAGGCAATAAGATATTCTGCTAAACAGCATAATTTGAGTGTAAACATGACTCAAATACAAAAATTGATGTATATTATATATGGTACAATACTTGTTATTCATAAAGAAAGATTAACCACAGAACATCCAAGCGCATGGCCTTATGGTCCTGTTTTTCCACGGGTACACAAAAAAATAAAGTTATCAGATGACATAACGGAAGAAGCATATAATGAAATTAAAAATAGATGCTCATTTATTACGAGTATAATTGACCAAGTTGTTCAAAAATTTGGAAAATTATCAGCAGGACAATTGTCTGAATGGTCACATCAAAAAGATAGCCCATGGGATATAGCAGTTCAAAATAGTGGAGGAAAATGGAATACAAAATTAGATGACGAAGATATTTTCAACTATTTCTTTTCATTTGTAAAACTTAACGATGATGAACAGTGA
- a CDS encoding M18 family aminopeptidase: protein MMNWIKVADIQRLIEQAGKLIKEVYDKRNFNVELKGDHTPVTEADKMSSEYITSALKKLYPDIPVISEESSLPAYEEREKWTYAWIIDPLDGTKEFIYRNGRFCINIALLEKGKPVFGMINNVCDGEILWAFASGEKGMVKNGREEIFPNDEEKSSKLRVAVSCFHVTEWELRYVDYLKSLGHEVELVPLGASSKHCMLAKGEVDICPKFGKCSEWDVAAGQVLVEAAGGYVVNAETGGEVCYNKEDMISPPFVMFGKRVYDEIKKGNKTFLDFKAKSVVKNDYLGARRNEIKKQDIMEKQYAKELVEFIHESPTNFHAVANAKKELLGNGYKQLFSGEAWQIEKGGKYFVTKNHSSLFAFEIGSGEIAEEGFKIICAHSDSPTFKIKPNAAMPVAGKYLKLNTEVYGGPIMYTWFDRPLSMAGRVMLRSLNPLKPATQFVNFKRPLMVIPHIAIHFNRAVNDQGNPLSKQKDMLPVIAMINETFEKDNYLVKLIAEEMGVSQDDILDFDLTLYEYEKGCLFGANEEFISSGKLDDLAMAHAGLKAFVASEKCRKTKVLAIFDNEEVGSGTKQGAGSPVLRTIIERIVFGLGGKPEDLYRAIHNSFMISADMAHALHPNYVEKHDPTNHPVINGGPVIKINANQKYITDGDSAAVFKTICKMAGVPCQEFVNHSDMAGGSTLGNILLSQMEMRGVDIGNPMWAMHSVRETGGVLDHAYVIKAFTTFYNI from the coding sequence ATGATGAATTGGATAAAAGTAGCAGATATTCAGCGTCTTATTGAACAGGCGGGAAAGCTGATAAAAGAGGTGTATGACAAGAGAAATTTTAACGTGGAGCTAAAAGGAGATCATACACCGGTGACGGAAGCGGATAAAATGTCGAGTGAGTATATTACAAGTGCTTTGAAAAAGTTGTATCCGGACATTCCGGTGATTAGTGAAGAGTCGTCGTTGCCGGCTTATGAAGAACGCGAGAAATGGACATACGCTTGGATTATTGATCCGCTGGACGGTACGAAGGAATTTATATATCGGAATGGGCGTTTTTGCATCAACATTGCCCTTCTGGAAAAGGGGAAACCTGTATTCGGGATGATTAATAACGTGTGTGATGGTGAGATATTATGGGCTTTTGCTAGCGGGGAGAAGGGAATGGTAAAAAATGGGAGGGAAGAAATTTTCCCGAATGACGAGGAGAAAAGCTCAAAGTTGAGGGTAGCTGTCAGTTGTTTTCATGTAACGGAATGGGAACTACGATATGTCGATTACCTGAAATCTTTGGGGCATGAGGTGGAACTCGTCCCGTTAGGAGCGTCATCAAAGCATTGTATGCTTGCTAAAGGGGAGGTAGATATATGTCCTAAGTTCGGGAAATGCTCGGAATGGGATGTAGCGGCAGGACAAGTGCTAGTGGAAGCCGCGGGAGGTTACGTGGTAAACGCGGAGACAGGAGGAGAGGTCTGTTATAATAAAGAGGATATGATAAGTCCTCCTTTTGTCATGTTTGGCAAGCGTGTTTATGATGAAATTAAAAAAGGGAATAAGACTTTTTTAGATTTCAAAGCAAAAAGTGTAGTAAAAAATGATTATCTTGGGGCTCGAAGAAATGAAATAAAAAAACAAGATATAATGGAAAAACAATACGCTAAAGAATTAGTAGAGTTTATACACGAGAGTCCGACAAACTTTCATGCTGTGGCAAATGCCAAAAAGGAATTACTAGGTAATGGTTATAAACAACTTTTCTCGGGAGAAGCATGGCAAATAGAAAAAGGAGGTAAGTATTTCGTGACGAAAAATCACTCTTCGCTTTTTGCTTTCGAGATTGGCAGTGGAGAGATCGCTGAAGAAGGGTTCAAGATTATTTGTGCCCATAGTGATTCCCCAACGTTTAAAATTAAACCGAATGCTGCCATGCCTGTTGCCGGGAAATATTTGAAATTGAACACGGAAGTGTATGGAGGGCCGATTATGTACACGTGGTTCGACAGACCATTGTCCATGGCTGGGCGGGTGATGTTGCGTAGCTTGAACCCGTTGAAACCTGCAACCCAGTTTGTGAATTTCAAGCGTCCGTTGATGGTTATTCCTCACATTGCCATCCATTTCAACCGTGCCGTGAATGACCAAGGTAACCCGTTGAGCAAGCAGAAAGATATGCTTCCCGTGATTGCCATGATAAACGAAACTTTCGAAAAAGATAATTATCTGGTAAAACTTATTGCCGAAGAGATGGGTGTAAGTCAGGACGACATACTTGATTTTGACTTGACTCTATATGAATACGAGAAAGGCTGTTTGTTCGGGGCGAACGAGGAGTTCATATCAAGCGGTAAGCTGGATGATTTAGCCATGGCTCATGCCGGGTTAAAAGCATTCGTGGCTTCAGAGAAATGTCGTAAGACGAAAGTGCTTGCTATTTTTGATAACGAGGAAGTGGGAAGTGGAACGAAACAAGGTGCTGGATCTCCGGTTTTGAGAACGATAATTGAGCGTATCGTTTTCGGATTGGGAGGAAAGCCGGAAGATTTATATCGTGCAATTCATAATTCCTTCATGATCTCTGCAGATATGGCTCATGCGCTTCACCCGAATTACGTGGAAAAACATGATCCCACGAATCATCCTGTGATAAACGGTGGTCCCGTGATTAAAATTAACGCGAACCAGAAATATATCACGGACGGGGATTCTGCTGCCGTCTTCAAGACGATCTGTAAGATGGCTGGGGTGCCTTGTCAAGAATTTGTAAACCATTCGGACATGGCCGGAGGTTCAACGTTGGGAAATATATTATTATCGCAAATGGAAATGCGTGGAGTGGATATCGGTAATCCTATGTGGGCAATGCATTCCGTTCGGGAAACGGGCGGGGTATTGGATCATGCTTACGTGATAAAAGCTTTCACTACGTTTTATAATATTTAA
- a CDS encoding DUF4251 domain-containing protein has product MKHITTLIALALTLGTLVPLAAQPQMTAKEKRTQTRQERKIAQQKAREQLYQDAVRALENNTFVLEANRLIFKRGGSVSVSSVKNFISMANKKATVQVSFDTPRPLQNGLGGFTVEGNVSDIRMKKDKKGSITYSFLVQGVGISAQVSLTLPQGSNKVSANISPSFHSNTLTMIGELVTQEKARVFEGFKR; this is encoded by the coding sequence ATGAAACATATCACTACCCTCATCGCATTAGCCCTAACGTTAGGAACACTAGTCCCACTTGCCGCTCAACCCCAAATGACAGCAAAGGAAAAACGTACACAAACCAGACAAGAGCGGAAAATTGCTCAACAAAAAGCAAGGGAACAATTATATCAAGATGCTGTTCGCGCTTTGGAAAACAACACTTTCGTACTGGAAGCCAATCGACTGATTTTCAAACGAGGCGGGTCGGTAAGTGTCAGTTCTGTCAAGAATTTTATTTCCATGGCAAACAAAAAAGCCACCGTACAAGTCAGTTTTGATACCCCTCGTCCTCTTCAAAACGGGTTGGGAGGTTTTACCGTGGAGGGTAATGTTTCGGACATCCGGATGAAAAAAGATAAAAAGGGAAGTATTACTTATAGCTTTCTCGTTCAAGGAGTCGGTATTTCCGCTCAAGTGAGTCTTACTCTTCCTCAAGGATCAAATAAGGTGTCGGCAAACATTTCACCTTCATTCCACTCCAACACGCTCACCATGATCGGGGAGTTAGTTACGCAAGAAAAAGCCCGGGTCTTTGAGGGATTTAAACGTTGA
- the folB gene encoding dihydroneopterin aldolase encodes MNGIIEIEGMEFFAFHGCYETERVVGNKFMVYARIETDCTKAAQTDNIEDALNYLTAYEVIAKEMMITSHLLEHVAQRMINALYNAFPQISHVTIKVSKLNPPLGGKIAATSVTLSK; translated from the coding sequence ATGAATGGAATCATCGAAATTGAAGGAATGGAATTTTTTGCTTTCCACGGATGTTATGAAACAGAACGTGTCGTGGGGAACAAATTCATGGTTTATGCCCGTATCGAAACAGATTGCACCAAAGCGGCCCAAACAGACAACATCGAAGATGCGTTGAATTATCTTACCGCATACGAGGTGATAGCCAAAGAAATGATGATTACCTCACATTTGTTGGAGCATGTGGCCCAAAGAATGATTAACGCCCTTTATAACGCCTTTCCGCAAATTTCTCATGTAACTATCAAGGTTTCAAAACTAAACCCGCCATTGGGAGGAAAGATTGCAGCCACGAGCGTTACTTTATCCAAATAA
- a CDS encoding DoxX family protein, which yields MKKVISSIIAPNQKFLSLGLLILRVLVGITMLTHGLAKLTSFSELSATFPDPIGLGSTLSLILIIGAEVGCSLFVIVGAFTRLAVIPLVFSMLVVIFVVHANDPFQMKELPFLYLGIYILLFFTGAGRISLDTIISKKIDVGIQK from the coding sequence ATGAAAAAAGTAATTTCGTCTATAATCGCCCCCAACCAGAAATTCTTGAGCCTGGGCTTGTTGATTTTACGTGTATTGGTTGGAATAACTATGTTGACGCATGGTTTAGCCAAATTGACATCGTTCTCCGAACTGTCTGCCACCTTCCCGGATCCTATCGGTTTAGGGAGTACTTTGTCGTTGATTTTGATTATTGGAGCCGAAGTCGGATGTTCCTTATTCGTTATCGTGGGAGCTTTTACACGATTAGCAGTAATCCCGTTGGTGTTTTCTATGCTGGTGGTTATATTTGTTGTGCATGCCAATGATCCATTTCAGATGAAGGAATTACCTTTCCTGTATTTAGGTATTTATATTTTGCTATTTTTTACGGGAGCCGGGAGAATATCTCTTGACACGATCATTTCTAAAAAGATAGATGTCGGTATTCAAAAATAA
- a CDS encoding radical SAM protein, whose protein sequence is MNVQQIYRPLWVSGRYSPEKSVAIAYNLIRGESFFFKSHSAHVIGSILALKRNECIDIEKLALETGIHVSSIHEFAETLHEVGLISFSVLSEEEVRILQVKQGEYVKGQTRWTQQGEKETLVYETTSAEQAYSEALNDGKHVTSVMFELTYNCSAKCIHCFNDGAARESDETSKRNRKELTLNDYKRIIDELYSLGLYRVCLTGGDPFSKPEVWEILDYLYNKNIVFDIYTNGLSITHSVDRLRSLYPRLVGISIYSADEMVHDKITRVNGSLKRTLQTVKDIGRYGIPMAFKCVIFKTNVKSYQTVESLAKEHGAVLQYEVNLSNGVDGDTSVVNNLRLPPEVLEIVLLDKNISMYVGKELPNYGARDRDMEASPCLAASGTFNITPEGNLTPCCAFPASLGNLNEKTVEEILNTSQTLKRWQSLKVKDIDECGKHDKCAFCFLCIGNAYVEHGTPYKASSVNCFMAEVRYNLACKLKNGQDPLNGSSIHDKLGQIVINTPVSFKKEVGENYREKHWE, encoded by the coding sequence ATGAACGTACAACAGATTTATAGACCTCTATGGGTTAGCGGTAGATACTCTCCAGAGAAAAGTGTCGCAATTGCGTACAATTTGATTCGTGGAGAATCTTTTTTCTTTAAAAGTCATTCCGCTCATGTTATAGGAAGTATTTTAGCTCTAAAAAGAAACGAATGTATAGATATAGAAAAATTAGCACTAGAAACTGGTATACACGTATCTTCCATTCATGAGTTTGCCGAAACGCTTCACGAAGTAGGATTGATTTCCTTTTCGGTGCTATCAGAAGAAGAGGTGAGAATTTTACAAGTTAAACAAGGTGAGTACGTGAAAGGACAAACTCGTTGGACCCAGCAAGGAGAGAAAGAAACTCTTGTTTACGAAACTACCTCAGCTGAACAAGCTTATTCTGAAGCGTTGAACGACGGGAAACACGTGACAAGTGTTATGTTTGAACTAACCTATAATTGTAGCGCAAAATGCATACATTGTTTTAACGATGGTGCAGCACGTGAATCTGATGAAACAAGTAAACGAAACCGGAAAGAACTAACGTTAAATGATTACAAAAGAATAATTGATGAACTATATTCACTAGGGTTGTATCGTGTATGTTTGACGGGAGGAGACCCGTTTTCCAAACCTGAAGTATGGGAGATTTTGGACTATTTGTATAACAAGAATATCGTGTTTGATATATACACGAACGGATTATCAATCACGCATAGCGTGGATAGGTTACGCTCTCTTTATCCTCGCCTTGTTGGTATATCTATATATAGTGCTGACGAGATGGTGCATGACAAGATAACACGAGTTAATGGTTCTTTGAAAAGAACATTACAAACCGTTAAGGACATAGGGCGTTACGGGATTCCGATGGCGTTTAAGTGTGTTATTTTTAAAACGAACGTGAAATCATACCAAACCGTTGAATCTCTCGCAAAAGAACACGGGGCGGTACTTCAATACGAAGTTAATTTAAGTAACGGTGTTGACGGGGATACTTCTGTAGTTAATAACCTTCGTCTTCCACCTGAAGTGCTAGAAATCGTTTTACTTGACAAAAATATTTCCATGTATGTCGGAAAAGAGTTACCCAATTACGGTGCGAGAGACAGGGATATGGAGGCCTCTCCATGTCTGGCAGCTTCTGGCACGTTCAACATCACGCCGGAAGGAAATCTGACTCCATGTTGCGCTTTTCCGGCTTCACTGGGTAACTTGAATGAAAAAACAGTTGAAGAGATACTAAACACGAGTCAGACTTTAAAACGATGGCAATCTTTAAAAGTCAAGGATATAGATGAATGTGGCAAGCATGACAAATGTGCATTCTGTTTTCTCTGTATCGGTAACGCTTACGTGGAACACGGGACCCCGTACAAGGCTTCATCGGTTAATTGTTTCATGGCAGAAGTTAGGTATAATCTAGCTTGTAAGCTAAAGAACGGACAAGACCCGTTAAATGGTTCATCTATTCATGATAAACTGGGGCAAATAGTAATAAACACGCCTGTTTCTTTCAAGAAAGAAGTGGGAGAAAATTATAGAGAGAAGCATTGGGAATAA